The genomic region CTGAAATCGACCGTATTCGCGGGGTGGTTCGCAAAATGCTGGGAGGTAAGGCCGATATTTTGTTGTTTGGTTCCAGGGGGGACGACGCCGCCCGTGGAGGGGATGTCGATTTATTGATTACCATTCCCTATTGCGTTGAAAATCGCGCCATGACCGCCAGTCTTTTGGCGGCAAGGCTGGAACGTGCCCTGGATGGCCGCAGAGTGGACGTGGTGTTGCGCACACCGGATACGCCTGCCCAACCGATTCACCGAATTGCCGAAAAC from Methylohalobius crimeensis 10Ki harbors:
- a CDS encoding nucleotidyltransferase domain-containing protein; translation: MRLNPSEIDRIRGVVRKMLGGKADILLFGSRGDDAARGGDVDLLITIPYCVENRAMTASLLAARLERALDGRRVDVVLRTPDTPAQPIHRIAENTGIGL